The following coding sequences are from one Lycium ferocissimum isolate CSIRO_LF1 chromosome 3, AGI_CSIRO_Lferr_CH_V1, whole genome shotgun sequence window:
- the LOC132048781 gene encoding uncharacterized protein LOC132048781, giving the protein MEDPSLKNETFLAVAERYLEENGSDALEKLIANKQLPTYHDEAGKLTPSQVLQLLFLAPCTRECEGSGSVWEDIKVMEHMAKHEAAETKQGYPIQIEKKTTGVQIKEMVVPADAEEIKLPEITSSKQVQTEWTCAVCQLTTTSEQNLKSHLNGRKHKARCEGLVAPKRRRKYKRGRISNIGFLSPDIVSTKT; this is encoded by the exons ATGGAGGATCCATCTCTCAAGAACGAAACATTCCTGGCTGTGGCAGAGAGGTATCTTGAAGAAAATGGCTCTGATGCTCTGGAGAAACTTATTGCAAACAAG CAACTTCCTACTTATCATGATGAAGCAGGAAAGCTTACCCCCAGCCAGGTGCTTCAGCTGTTGTTTCTAGCTCCCTGTACT AGAGAATGTGAAGGGAGTGGTTCTGTTTGGGAAGATATCAAAGTGATGGAGCATATGGCAAAACATGAAGCAGCTGAGACCAAACAG GGATATCCAATTCAGATTGAGAAGAAAACGACAGGAGTGCAGATCAAGGAAATGGTAGTTCCAGCAGATGCTGAAGAGATTAAACTTCCAGAGATTACTTCTTCAAAGCAAGTTCAGACAGAGTGGACTTGTGCAGTATGCCAATTGACAACCACCTCAGAGCAAAACTTGAAGTCCCATCTTAACGGAAGGAAACATAAAGCAAGGTGTGAAGggcttgttgctcccaaacgcagaCGCAAGTATAAGCGCGGTCGTATAAGTAATATAGGttttttaagtccagatatcgtatCCACAAAGACTTAG